In one window of Miscanthus floridulus cultivar M001 chromosome 12, ASM1932011v1, whole genome shotgun sequence DNA:
- the LOC136496689 gene encoding putative FBD-associated F-box protein At1g61330, whose amino-acid sequence MGLLGLKRLMSKQRERNRRRQMQIRNQMTTKVSRKKAKRSRYSGSNLHEDIWCHICSRMSLKDAASSACVSRAFLCSWRCHPNLNFSAETLCLKRNASGKRDKARRFIMRVDQILKNHSGTGVKTLNLGVPDYCKVDTSYLNRWLQIAITPGIEEVTLFLPEDYKTKYTFPCSLLFGGCGNSIQYLRLAECAFRPPVGFNCLRSLAKLHLYEVFITGEELESLITNCFALEHLQLMCCGELVSLKIPFLLERLSFLRVSECDMLQAIESKAPNLIAFKFYGDPVDLSLGESSQMKKLDIEFSKKPNSLSYAITRLPSTLPNIETLNVTSAVERVNTPMVADKFLNLKYLGIYLGGDYEAFSPAYDYLSLVSFLDASPALETFILTVNQDVMKHDSVFGDASHLRQIPGHKHDRLRKVQINGFCSAKSMVELACHILENASLLESLTVDTIVDSHSDGDVSRCSVRKKGRCSLVARNMIMEAHKALRAVNRYMVGRVPASVKLNVGEPCSRCHAIV is encoded by the exons GATATCTGGTGCCATATATGTTCCCGAATGTCACTGAAAGATGCTGCCAGTTCTGCCTGCGTATCTCGTGCATTTTTATGTTCTTGGAGGTGTCATCCCAATCTAAATTTCAGTGCGGAAACACTATGCTTGAAACGGAATGCATCTGGAAAACGTGATAAGGCAAGGCGTTTCATCATGAGAGTTGACCAAATTCTGAAAAATCACTCAGGCACTGGCGTGAAGACACTCAACCTTGGAGTCCCTGATTATTGCAAGGTTGACACTAGTTATCTTAATCGTTGGCTTCAGATTGCTATCACACCTGGGATTGAAGAAGTCACACTTTTTCTTCCTGAAGATTACAAGACAAAGTACACCTTCCCATGCTCACTTTTATTTGGTGGATGTGGAAATTCAATTCAATATCTCCGCCTCGCTGAGTGTGCCTTCCGTCCCCCAGTTGGATTTAATTGCTTGAGAAGCCTGGCAAAGCTGCATCTGTACGAAGTATTTATTACCGGGGAGGAGTTAGAGTCTCTTATTACCAATTGTTTTGCTTTGGAGCACTTGCAACTTATGTGTTGTGGTGAGCTAGTCTCACTGAAGATACCATTCTTGCTGGAGCGGCTCAGCTTCCTTAGGGTGTCTGAATGTGACATGCTGCAAGCTATAGAGAGCAAAGCTCCAAACCTCATCGCTTTCAAGTTCTATGGTGACCCAGTAGACCTCTCACTAGGAGAATCCTCACAAATGAAGAAACTAGATATTGAGTTTTCAAAAAAACCCAACTCTCTCAGTTATGCTATTACCAGGCTTCCTTCCACCTTGCCAAATATTGAAACTCTTAATGTAACTTCAGCTGTTGAG AGGGTTAATACACCTATGGTAGCTGACAAGTTCCTAAATCTGAAGTACCTAGGGATTTATCTTGGTGGTGATTATGAGGCTTTCTCCCCAGCCTATGACTATTTGTCTTTGGTTTCATTTTTGGATGCTTCACCTGCCTTGGAGACTTTCATCTTGACT GTAAATCAGGATGTCATGAAGCATGATTCGGTTTTTGGGGATGCCTCGCACTTGAGGCAGATTCCTGGACACAAGCATGACAGGCTCAGGAAGGTGCAGATCAATGGCTTCTGCTCTGCAAAGAGCATGGTTGAGCTCGCTTGCCATATTCTTGAGAATGCGTCGTTGCTTGAAAGTCTTACAGTGGACACCATAGTTGATTCGCACTCAGATGGTGATGTTAGCAGGTGTTCTGTCAGGAAAAAAGGAAGATGCAGCCTCGTTGCTAGGAATATGATCATGGAAGCGCATAAAGCACTCAGGGCTGTCAATAGGTACATGGTGGGAAGAGTACCTGCTTCAGTCAAGCTAAATGTTGGGGAGCCTTGCAGCCGATGCCATGCAATAGTATAG
- the LOC136496394 gene encoding D-3-phosphoglycerate dehydrogenase 3, chloroplastic-like, whose amino-acid sequence MAAPSPTTAATTHHRALLPSPRPRAAAAAPSAVRLPLRAQPHVQRARLAAPVAAAAPAASTASPESPAAGAVAGKPTVLVAEKLGAAGLALLREFANVDCSYGLSPEDLRAKISLCDALIVRSGTKVGRDVFEASGGRLRVVGRAGVGIDNVDLAAATEHGCLVVNAPTANTVAAAEHGIALLTAMSRNIAQADASLKAGQWQRNKYVGVSLVGKTLAILGFGKVGSEVARRAKGLGMHVIAHDPYASADRARAIGVELVSMEEAMTTADFISLHMPLTPATNKMLNDEAFAKMKKGVRIINVARGGVIDEEALVRALDSGIVAQAALDVFTKEPPAPDNKLVLHENVTVTPHLGASTVEAQEGVAIEIAEAVIGALKGELAASAVNAPMVPAEVLSELAPFVVLAEKLGRLAVQLVAGGGGIKYVKVTYASARSPDDLDTRLLRAMITKGLIEPISSVFVNLVNADFTAKQRGVRITEERILLDGSPETPIDYIQVQIANVESKFPSAISETGEITVEGRVKDGVPHLTKVGAFQVDVSLEGSLILCRQVDQPGMIGSVGSVLGEENVNVSFMSVGRIAPRKHAVMAIGVDEEPSKGTLTKIGEIPAIEEFVFLKL is encoded by the exons ATGGCGGCGCCGTCCCCGACCACCGCCGCCACGACCCACCACCGCGCGCTCCTCCCGTCTCCgcgcccccgcgccgccgccgcggcgccctcCGCCGTCCGCCTCCCGCTCCGCGCGCAGCCCCACGTCCAGCGCGCGCGCCTCGCCGCCCCGGTCGCCGCCGCGGCCCCGGCGGCGTCGACGGCCTCCCCCGAGTCCCCCGCCGCGGGCGCCGTCGCGGGGAAGCCGACGGTGCTCGTGGCCGAGAAGCTCGGCGCCGCGGGGCTCGCGCTGCTGCGGGAGTTCGCCAACGTCGACTGCTCCTATGGCCTCTCCCCCGAGGACCTCCGCGCCAAGATCTCGCTCTGCGACGCGCTCATCGTCAGGTCCGGGACCAAGGTCGGCCGCGACGTCTTCGAGGCGTCCGGCGGCAGGCTCCGCGTCGTCGGCCGCGCCGGCGTCGGGATCGACAACGTCgacctcgccgccgccaccgagcaTGGGTGCCTCGTCGTCAACGCGCCCACCGCTAACACCGTCGCCGCTGCCGAGCATGGCATCGCGCTGCTCACTGCCATGTCCAGGAACATCGCGCAGGCGGACGCATCACTCAAGGCTG GTCAATGGCAGCGCAACAAGTATGTTGGTGTATCTCTTGTGGGAAAAACTCTTGCTATTCTTGGATTTGGAAAGGTCGGTTCAGAAGTTGCTCGTCGTGCTAAAGGCTTGGGAATGCATGTGATTGCACATGATCCATATGCTTCTGCTGATCGGGCTCGTGCAATCGGGGTTGAGCTAGTTAGCATGGAGGAGGCCATGACAACTGCTGACTTTATCTCGTTACACATGCCTCTTACGCCTGCAACAAACAAGATGCTCAATGATGAGGCCTTCGCTAAGATGAAGAAGGGTGTTCGCATTATAAATGTGGCACGTGGTGGTGTAATTGACGAAGAAGCTCTAGTCAGGGCACTTGATTCAGGAATAGTAGCACAG GCTGCTCTTGATGTGTTCACTAAAGAACCCCCAGCACCTGACAACAAGTTGGTACTGCACGAGAATGTTACTGTCACACCTCACCTTGGTGCCAGCACAGTGGAGGCACAG GAAGGAGTGGCTATTGAGATAGCTGAAGCTGTCATTGGAGCTCTGAAAGGGGAGCTTGCAGCTTCTGCAGTCAACGCGCCAATGGTTCCTGCTGAG GTGCTGTCAGAGCTTGCACCTTTTGTTGTGCTTGCAGAAAAGCTTGGGCGCTTGGCTGTGCAACTTGTTGCTGGTGGCGGTGGTATCAAGTATGTGAAAGTGACCTATGCGTCTGCACGGTCCCCTGATGATCTTGACACGAGACTTCTCCGTGCAATGATCACCAAGGGATTGATTGAACCAATCTCCAGTGTTTTTGTCAATCTGGTAAATGCTGACTTCACCGCAAAGCAGAGGGGAGTTCGCATCACCGAGGAGAGGATACTGTTGGACGGCTCACCTGAGACACCTATTGATTATATTCAAGTTCAGATTGCCAATGTTGAGTCCAAATTTCCCAGTGCGATATCTGAGACTGGAGAGATCACTGTGGAGGGGAGAGTGAAGGATGGTGTTCCTCATCTAACAAAGGTTGGAGCATTCCAGGTGGATGTGAGCTTGGAAGGAAGCCTGATCCTTTGCAGGCAGGTTGATCAACCAGGTATGATTGGGTCAGTGGGAAGTGTCTTGGGTGAAGAGAACGTCAATGTCAGTTTCATGAGTGTTGGAAGAATTGCTCCTCGCAAGCATGCTGTCATGGCAATTGGTGTTGACGAGGAACCAAGCAAGGGCACACTGACAAAGATTGGGGAGATTCCAGCGATTGAAGAGTTTGTTTTCCTCAAGCTCTAG